Genomic window (Oryza sativa Japonica Group chromosome 3, ASM3414082v1):
GGTTCCGTGGACCGAACGCGGGTTTACCTTCTCGCTAGAACAAGCCTGAGGGGGGGGAATGGGGCCAAAACGGCATATCAATCGCAGGCTGTCTAATTATCCATTTCTGCCttggttttttcttctctctatgTCACAGGCATCCGATAGAAAAAGCAAAAGAGTTAAAGGGTTTTCAGTTGCAGAACAAGACAGGATGGCACGATGGCCTAAATACAAAAAGTGCCTGCTACGGGCACACAGCAAAAGGGAATAAAAAGCGTGAGCGGTCACGGAGTGCCCGGCCCCCCGAGACCGGCGCCACTAACGATGTCGTCccagtcgtcgtcgccgtcgtcgcccccgcTTCCGCTCTCCTCGTCTGAGGTAAGCCCGGAGGTGAACCGgggggccgacccctcgaagctCGAGACGAtcgcgtcggccgcctcccggACTTGCACCCGGGCCCTTGCTTCGGTCCATGGGGGAAAATCTTCAAGCGCACGCCACGGCTCGAAGTCGGGGTCGCGCGCTTGGTGGCTCGTAAGGACCAGCTCCACCGCAGCCCGCGCCAAAGAAGCCGACGAACACTTTATGGTTttgccgacctcctcctccagcctctcCAGGTCCGCCGCCAGCCCGTCCAGCCGAAGCGCGAGTGCCGGCTGTGTGGGCGGAAGCTTGCTATCCCGGCGCGCGGAGATGCCGACTCGACGCCCCGCGCGCTCCAGCCGGTTGACTGCGTTGGAGAGCTGCCCGGGCCCGAGCTTGTTGGTGAGGCGGAGGGCCGCAATCTCCCCATCCTCATCCTGCACCAGGCGCTCCAGGTCGGCGAGGGTACTCCGAGCCGTGGCAAGCTGGCTCGCCAactccgcgccgccggacggcccgCTCACTGTCAAGTCCTTCTCCCGGGCCTCCAGCTCGGAGGCCTTCACCGCTATCGCCGCGCGCTCAGCGCGGGTGCTCTCCAGATGACGAGCCTCGCGCCCGGCGACAGCCTCCTCGCGTCTCGCGAGTTGCTCGCTCAGCCGGCGCGAGGCTACCTCGCGGCGGCCCACCTCGGCTTCGCGCTTGGCAAGTGCAGCATCCCGTTCCCTGCATGCCTCTTCCCGCAGCCGTAGCTCTTCCGCGCGGTGATCCGGTCACGCTCGGCCGCGGCCTCTTCACGGAGGCGAAGGGaagcctccacctccgccgccgttcTCTCGTGAGTGGCCAAGGTGGACTCCCGCTGATCTAGCAGGCGCGCTCGCTCCTCCAGCTCCTGGGCCCGCCGCGCCTGTTCTTCACTGCGCGCGTTTTGCTCGCGCTGGTTCCGATCGAGGACTTCGATCCGCCGACGGATCGTGGCTTCAAACTCCTGTGCGGAGCGAGCACGGTCATCCAAGGCCTTGCGCTCAGCCTCGAGTGCCGTCATCCGAGCCCGCAGAGAGGCGTTGGCCTCCGATGCCCGCCGCTCATGGGCAGCGGCTGCGTCGAGGATGCCGCGTGCATCCCTGACCCTCTTCGCCAAGTCCTCGACGTGAGCCTCATACTGGAGGCGGATGTCGCCCAGCGCTTCGTCCAGGGCGCTTGAGGCAATCAGCGCTGCCTGCAGCTCCTCCTCTGTCTCCCGCATGACGGAGTCCAGCGCCTCCTCGCGCGCCTGGATTTCGGCTAGTTGGGTTTGGCGCATTTTGCGCCCCACCCTCACCATGTCATCCACGGTGCGACGCCCCTCTTCGACTCGCGCACGGTCTACGGCGAGCGGTGCCTATTCTGCATCCAGGGCCGTCCGCTCTTCCGCCAGGGCTTGAATTTGGGTGTTCAGCCCTCTTGTAcggtggagtcggcggcggcgagcacctgcAGAAGTGGCTCC
Coding sequences:
- the LOC136355654 gene encoding uncharacterized protein produces the protein MVRVGRKMRQTQLAEIQAREEALDSVMRETEEELQAALIASSALDEALGDIRLQYEAHVEDLAKRVRDARGILDAAAAHERRASEANASLRARMTALEAERKALDDRARSAQEFEATIRRRIEVLDRNQREQNARSEEQARRAQELEERARLLDQRESTLATHERTAAEVEASLRLREEAAAEPEVGRREVASRRLSEQLARREEAVAGREARHLESTRAERAAIAVKASELEAREKDLTVSGPSGGAELASQLATARSTLADLERLVQDEDGEIAALRLTNKLGPGQLSNAVNRLERAGRRVGISARRDSKLPPTQPALALRLDGLAADLERLEEEVGKTIKCSSASLARAAVELVLTSHQARDPDFEPWRALEDFPPWTEARARVQVREAADAIVSSFEGSAPRFTSGLTSDEESGSGGDDGDDDWDDIVSGAGLGGPGTP